A single Micromonospora sp. CCTCC AA 2012012 DNA region contains:
- a CDS encoding dihydrolipoyl dehydrogenase family protein — protein MTDPELVDVVVVGLGVGGEEVAGRLAEAGLTVVGIERDLVGGECPYWGCIPSKMMIRAANALAEARRVNELAGAAQVQPDWAPVAKRIREEATDTWDDKAAVDRFTGKGGRFVRGSGRLDGPGRVRVGDQVFQARYGIVLGTGTRPSIPPIDGLADTPYWTNHQAIEVEELPESLLVLGGGAIGLELAQVFARFGVRVTVVEAAERVLAIEEPESSELAATALRADGVIISTGVKAERVSHDGQRFTVHAAGGDVTGDRLLVVTGRRAHLDELGLETVHVDAAQRYLPVDERMHVTDGVWAVGDLTGEGAFTHIAMYQAAIVVADVLDHSRRARGGPDASGTASVVGGATGVASAVGGAMSAGGSTAAPGSVPRADYRALPRVTFTDPEIGAVGLTEQQARERGINVQVGWTDLTSSSRGWIHKTGNAGFIKLIADADQGVLVGATSAGPAGGEVLSALVVAVHAAVPISQLRHMIYAYPTFHRAIEDALRALK, from the coding sequence GTGACAGATCCGGAGTTGGTGGACGTGGTCGTCGTCGGGCTCGGCGTGGGCGGCGAGGAGGTGGCCGGGCGGCTCGCCGAGGCCGGCCTGACCGTCGTCGGGATCGAGCGGGACCTGGTCGGTGGGGAGTGCCCCTACTGGGGCTGCATCCCGAGCAAGATGATGATCCGGGCGGCGAACGCCCTGGCCGAGGCCCGCCGGGTCAACGAGCTGGCCGGGGCGGCGCAGGTCCAGCCCGACTGGGCACCGGTGGCGAAGCGGATCCGCGAGGAGGCCACCGACACCTGGGACGACAAGGCGGCGGTGGACCGCTTCACCGGCAAGGGCGGCCGGTTCGTCCGGGGCAGTGGCCGACTCGACGGCCCCGGCCGGGTACGCGTCGGCGACCAGGTCTTCCAGGCCCGGTACGGCATCGTGCTGGGCACCGGCACCCGTCCCTCGATCCCGCCGATCGACGGCCTCGCCGACACCCCGTACTGGACCAACCACCAGGCGATCGAGGTCGAGGAGCTGCCGGAGTCGCTGCTGGTCCTCGGGGGCGGGGCGATCGGGCTGGAACTGGCGCAGGTCTTCGCCCGGTTCGGCGTCCGGGTCACCGTGGTGGAGGCGGCGGAGCGGGTCCTCGCGATCGAGGAGCCCGAGTCGTCCGAGCTGGCCGCCACCGCGCTGCGCGCCGACGGGGTGATCATCTCCACCGGGGTGAAGGCCGAGCGGGTCAGCCACGACGGGCAGCGGTTCACCGTGCACGCCGCCGGGGGCGACGTCACCGGCGACCGGTTGCTGGTGGTGACCGGGCGCAGGGCGCACCTGGACGAGCTGGGCCTGGAGACCGTGCACGTCGACGCCGCCCAGCGCTACCTGCCGGTGGACGAGCGGATGCACGTCACCGACGGCGTCTGGGCGGTCGGTGACCTCACGGGTGAGGGCGCCTTCACCCACATCGCCATGTACCAGGCGGCCATCGTCGTCGCCGACGTGCTCGACCACAGTCGCCGGGCCAGGGGCGGTCCCGACGCCAGCGGCACCGCCAGCGTCGTCGGCGGCGCGACCGGCGTGGCCAGCGCGGTCGGCGGCGCGATGAGCGCCGGCGGGTCGACCGCCGCGCCGGGCAGCGTCCCCCGCGCCGACTACCGGGCGCTGCCCCGGGTCACCTTCACCGACCCGGAGATCGGCGCGGTCGGCCTCACCGAACAGCAGGCCCGCGAACGCGGCATCAACGTCCAGGTCGGCTGGACGGACCTCACCTCGTCGAGCCGGGGCTGGATCCACAAGACCGGCAACGCCGGCTTCATCAAGCTGATCGCCGACGCCGACCAGGGCGTGCTGGTGGGTGCCACCTCCGCCGGGCCGGCCGGCGGCGAGGTGCTGTCGGCGCTGGTGGTGGCGGTGCACGCGGCCGTCCCGATCAGTCAGCTCCGGCACATGATCTATGCGTACCCGACCTTCCACCGCGCCATCGAGGACGCCCTCCGCGCGCTGAAGTGA
- a CDS encoding crotonase/enoyl-CoA hydratase family protein, with translation MGVRVERDGAVTTVILDRPAARNAVDGPTARALADAFRAFEADPDAAVAVLWGAGGTFCAGADLKAIGTPRGNRVEPEGDGPMGPTRMRLSKPVLAAISGYAVAGGLELALWCDLRIAESDAVLGVFCRRWGVPLIDGGTVRLPRLIGESRAMDLILTGRPVPAEEAYAMGLVNRLVAPGEARAAAERLAAEIARHPQTCLRNDRASVLATAGLPEPAALATELSYGMESLATDAAAGAARFTAGAGRHGTAAG, from the coding sequence GTGGGGGTTCGGGTGGAGCGCGACGGGGCGGTGACCACGGTGATCCTGGACCGGCCGGCGGCCCGGAACGCCGTCGACGGGCCGACCGCGCGGGCCCTCGCCGACGCGTTCCGCGCCTTCGAGGCCGACCCGGACGCGGCGGTCGCCGTGCTCTGGGGGGCCGGCGGCACGTTCTGCGCGGGCGCCGACCTGAAAGCCATCGGTACGCCGCGCGGCAACCGGGTCGAGCCGGAGGGCGACGGCCCGATGGGTCCCACCCGGATGCGCCTGTCCAAGCCGGTCCTCGCCGCGATCTCCGGGTACGCGGTGGCCGGCGGCCTGGAGCTGGCCCTCTGGTGCGACCTGCGGATCGCCGAGTCCGACGCGGTGCTCGGGGTGTTCTGCCGCCGCTGGGGCGTACCGCTGATCGACGGCGGCACGGTCCGGCTGCCCCGGCTGATCGGGGAGAGCCGGGCGATGGACCTGATCCTCACCGGCCGCCCGGTCCCCGCCGAGGAGGCGTACGCGATGGGTCTGGTGAACCGGCTGGTCGCGCCGGGTGAGGCCCGGGCGGCGGCCGAGCGGCTGGCCGCCGAGATCGCCCGGCACCCGCAGACCTGCCTGCGCAACGACCGGGCCTCGGTGCTCGCCACCGCCGGACTGCCCGAGCCGGCGGCGCTGGCCACCGAGCTGAGCTACGGCATGGAGTCCCTGGCCACGGACGCGGCGGCCGGCGCGGCCCGGTTCACGGCGGGCGCCGGCCGCCACGGCACCGCGGCGGGGTGA
- a CDS encoding serine hydrolase domain-containing protein translates to MHARFAPVRDCFRDLFAAGRETGAALTVRYDGEPVVDLVGGTRAAVAPGVVVPAEGAGDPWRPETLVTVFSVGKPVAALCLLVLVDRGRLDLDDQVSAYWPGFRTPATVRQVLDHTAGLPAFPVPRPAAALADWDLLCADLAAAEPEWVPGSVAGEHAWTYGHLVGELVRRVDGRSVGRFLAEEIAGPWHLDLGFGLDAVDQRRCADLSYADPGWPVRMRGEPGSLRARVLGNPADGLDLAVLNGPGWRGVEVPAINLHATATALARLYAGLLAGGTLDGVRLLDPDLVAEATRVQYDGPDLVLDRRAYWTLGMQWEPDGSWGMGGIGGSSAWADPERGYTFAYVTARLDAHDRVDELVEALHSCL, encoded by the coding sequence ATGCACGCACGCTTCGCCCCGGTCCGGGACTGCTTCCGCGACCTCTTCGCCGCCGGCCGGGAGACCGGTGCCGCGTTGACCGTCCGGTACGACGGTGAGCCGGTCGTCGACCTCGTCGGCGGCACCCGCGCAGCCGTGGCACCCGGCGTGGTGGTCCCGGCGGAGGGGGCCGGCGATCCGTGGCGGCCGGAGACGCTGGTGACCGTCTTCTCGGTGGGCAAGCCGGTGGCGGCGCTCTGCCTGCTGGTGCTGGTCGATCGGGGCCGGCTCGACCTGGACGACCAGGTGTCGGCGTACTGGCCGGGGTTCCGCACCCCGGCGACGGTCCGGCAGGTGCTCGACCACACCGCCGGCCTGCCGGCGTTCCCGGTGCCCCGGCCGGCGGCGGCGCTCGCCGACTGGGACCTGCTCTGCGCCGACCTGGCCGCCGCCGAGCCCGAGTGGGTGCCGGGCTCCGTCGCGGGCGAGCACGCCTGGACGTACGGGCACCTGGTGGGCGAGCTGGTGCGCCGGGTGGACGGGCGGTCGGTGGGGCGCTTCCTGGCCGAGGAGATCGCCGGGCCGTGGCACCTCGACCTGGGCTTCGGTCTCGACGCGGTCGACCAACGGCGCTGCGCCGACCTGTCGTACGCCGATCCGGGCTGGCCGGTCCGGATGCGGGGTGAGCCGGGGTCGCTGCGGGCGCGGGTGCTGGGCAACCCGGCCGACGGCCTCGACCTGGCGGTGCTGAACGGCCCGGGCTGGCGGGGCGTCGAGGTGCCGGCGATCAACCTGCACGCCACGGCGACGGCACTGGCCCGGCTCTACGCCGGTCTGCTCGCCGGCGGCACCCTGGACGGGGTACGCCTGCTCGACCCCGACCTGGTCGCCGAGGCCACCCGGGTGCAGTACGACGGCCCGGACCTGGTGCTGGACCGGCGGGCGTACTGGACGCTGGGCATGCAGTGGGAGCCGGACGGGAGCTGGGGCATGGGTGGGATCGGGGGCAGCAGCGCCTGGGCCGACCCGGAGCGCGGCTACACCTTCGCGTACGTGACGGCCCGGCTCGACGCGCACGACCGGGTGGACGAGCTGGTCGAGGCCCTGCACTCCTGCCTCTGA